ACGACATTTTACGGACGCTCGATAATAGAATGTTCAAGCACTGCAGTTGAAGATCGGTCGGGCTCATGCCAGATCTGGCTTCCATCTTCCGAAAGATGTCGCGTATGATGCTTATGCCTTCCTTCTCGTCGAGGTTCTCGAGCGCTGCCTCCAGCTTCGTAATCATCTCCTCCGGAACGGGCTCGCTCCGCCCTGTCAGATTATGAATTTCAGGATGGGCGATTACTGCGTTTGCTCCCTTGATTACCTTATAGCTAAGCGCATGGCGGGCTTGCTCAAATGACAAGCTGATCCCGGCTGCCCCCTTTTGAACCGTGCCGATTCCAACCGTCATTGACAGTTCGTAATGCTGATAGACCTGCTCCTTCAACCGGTGCACCGAGCTTACCAGGTCCGCATAGCCGATCGAGCGGCCTTGCGACACAATAACCGCAATCTGGGTGCTTGAATAACGAAACCGGTAGACTGCCCGGTATTTGCCGAGATTCTGGTCAATTTGATCAAGCACTTGCTGAATTACGGAATCCCTCAAGGTATCCGCGGAGCCATAAAATTCAAGCAGCATGCAGCCAAACCAGATGCCCGCCGACGGAATCCTCGCAATCTGAAGAAGCTCTTCGATCACTTCCTCTTTCTCGCTGCCGATATCCAGAAGATCCCGCAAAGCGTTCTCTTGCATAAGGCTGTGCACCTCTTGCTTTAAATCGTCAACTTCCCGGCGCTTCGCCTTTTCCGCTTGAACGGTCTTCATCGCGGTATACAAACAATCCCGCAATTCCTCTTCCTCGACCGGCTTATTGATATAGAATTGCACGCCAAGCTGCATCCCTCTCCGGGCATATTCGAAGTCGGCATAGCCGCTAAGCAAAATGAACTTTGTTTGCACGCCAGCCTCCTGCACCATATGGATCATATCGAGACCGTCTGCCTGAGGCATCCGAATATCCGTAATGACAATATCGGGTTTTATTTTCTGAATAAGCTTGGACCCTTCCACGCCGTTGTGGGCTGTACCAACAACTTCGCATTCCGGGATATAACGGCTTATCATTTTTTTGAGACCGTCCACAATGCCTTTTTCGTCATCCACCAAAATCAACCTCATATCCAACATCGCTCCTTGTCTCTTCGCATTCAGCATTCACTTAAAGCCGGGGGATTAAAATTTCCACAATGGTTCCTCGGTCTTGACCCGGACGAATCGTAAGGTAATACCGCTCACCGTAATGGAGCTTAATACGTTCAGCAATATTTTTCAGGCCTAAGCCTTCATTCTCAGGCAGCTCGGCATCTGCTAGCCTATGCTTGCCCGCCCCTGCTTCCTCCAGCAAATGAAGCAGCTCCTTATGCTTCCCAGCAGAAATCCCTGCCCCATCATCCGTTATCCGGATCAGGATCTCCCCTTCTTCCGTCCAGATGCCCTCAATCTCGATATTTAATGGCCTGCTGTAATCCTCGAATCCATGGTTAATGCTATTTTCAACAATAGGCTGGAATACAAGGGGAATAATACTGCATGACAGCATTTCATCCGGTACCTTTATATGCAAATGGAAAGAATCGTCAAACCGGATATTCTGAAGCTGCAAGTAATTGGCCGTATACTCCAATTCATGCCGCACCGAATGGTGCCTGCCTTCTTTCCCCAGCGTTAAGCGAAACATGCGCGCCAAAATCTTGATCATATCCGCTGTTTCCTCGTCGTCTTTCATCAGTGATTTCATGCGGATGGATTCCAGCGTATTGTACAGCATGTGGGGATTTATCTGGTTCTGGAGCGCGGCAAGCTTGGCTTGACGCCGCTTGATCTCCGCTATATACACATCTTCAATCAAGGTTCCGATTGTCGTAATCATTTTGTTGTAGCTGCGCACGAGACTTCCAATCTCATCGTTGGACTGCACTCGTTCGATGGGCAAATATTGGCCGGTCTCCGCCTGCTTCATCCTTCTGCGGAGCGCTTTGATAGGTTTTGTTATCGTATAGCTGAGTCCTAGCGAGATAAGCGTAATAACCAGGCAGCTCATAAGAATAGCGATTACGGTCATCGCTTTAATCTGATTGATTTTCTGCAACAGCTTTGAGCGAGGAATCTCCGTTTTGATAAAGAGCTTCTCCCGCGAAGTCGTCCCGGTTAAAATAATCTTTCCATGGCTGCTGTCGTCCTGGATATATCTCTCTCCGGAGTCAAGCACCTGTTCCCAGGAAAGCCGGCCGCTGGCCGCATCGGAATGGTACACAATCTCATGCTCGCGATTGCTGATTATGACGCTGATCCCGTATTTATCCCTGGCTAGTATAAAATCAGGGTCAAGCTGCAGCAGCGCAAACGGATCCAGATCAATCAGGAGCATGCCCGCATACGCTCCGTCGGAGCTGAACAGCACTCTTCCTACCGTCACTACGGCTCCTGCACCCTTATCCTCGTAATAGGAACGGTCATGCAAGCCGGTAATAAAAAATGTATCCTCCGAGCTGCGAAGCTGCTTGTACCAGTCCCGCGATAACAGCATCCCCTCGTTTACTCTGCTCGTGGTTGTCGTGTATTGGTACACATTGTTCTCCTTGCTGATTAATATAGCCGTACCTATAGCCGGCTTGAGCAAAGTAATGCGCATCAGTAATCTTTGGATGGCTACTCTTTGAATAATTAACTCATCCATGGATAAAGTCTGCTCTTCACCAAGCTTGGAAATCACTTCGCTGTCGACCAGTACCGACTTCGTAACCTTGTCATACTCATCAATAAATTCGTTTAATGTCGTCCTGATCTGAGAAGTATACAAGGAAGCGAATTCCTGTGAAGATTGTTCAAGCCCTTCCGCCGATTTATGAAAAATAAGTGCGCTTACTCCAAGCAGCGGAATAACGCAGGCCAAAAGGTACCCCGCCATTAATTTGTTCTGGAACCTCATATTTCTGATTAATACTACTGCCTTTCGCAGCCAGCCTCTTCGCTCCATATGCAGCCCTGCCTTTACCCATGTTTGTAACCGATTACACGGAACTTTAAGTTAAGCATAATCGATAATGAAATAGTGTTTTTTAAGTTTTTACCCGGTCTTTTTTATGAATTATTGTAGTCCTTATCGTCCTGCAATCAAACTCCCCTCATCCCCGGAACGGCTCGTGCTTGACAGTGCTGTTTGGCAAAGCTAATATCCTTATTAAAACATACATATGTATGTTTTAATAAGAGGGGGTGTTTGGCATGACGGATTTCGCAAGCGTAAGCGGTAAAATTGCCATCGTAACCGGTGCAGCCGACGGTCTCGGCAAAGCTATCGGGCTTTGTTTTGCCGAGAATGGAATGAAGGTCGTTGTCTCCGATATTCATGCGGACAAGGGCTCGGACGTTGCACGGGAGATTGCGTCAAATGGCGGAGATGCTGTCTTTTTCAAAGCGGATGTCAGCAAAGAAGAGGATGTCAGAGGATTAATCGATTTTGCGGTTGAGACTTACGGCCGGTTGGACGGTATCGTCAATAATGCGGGCATAAGCGCCGATAGCAGGCCCATCCACGAATATTCCATTGAAGAATTCGATAAAATTACGGCTATTGATCTCAAGGGTGTATTTATGGGAATGAAATACGGGATCGAGGCGATTCTGAAGTCGAAATCCGCAAGCGGATTTGTCATTAATGTGGCTTCCCTGGCAGGAATTATGGGCAATAGTTCGATGGGCATTTATACTTCGTCCAAGCATGGGGTTGTAGGATTAACGAAAAGCGCCGCCCTTGATTATGCCGCTTGCAACATCACCGTCAACGCCATTTGCCCGGGAACCATCCGGACTTCGATCTGGGGAGACGCACCCGAAGAAGTGATCCAGCAATACGCCAAGATCCTCTCACCAAACGGCAGGCTTGGCGATCCGAAGGAAGTGGCCCATGTCGCCTTATTCCTGGCTTCCGATCTTGCCCGTTATATCAGCGGTTCTGCCATAACGATCGACGCTGGTTCCCACGTTGGCAAAGTAACTCCTACGCAATGGTCTCATCCGGAGATTTTGGACTAATAAACCTACTAAAAATAACTTCCCGTCCAGGAAGTTATTTTTCGTTTTATGCTATAATCCGCTTTAAGAGTATGCTTACGATGCACTTTAGTTCATGACCAGGAGTAGCCTTGGTCAAATGAACTAAACGTTTGAGGTTATGCTTACGATGCACGTTTAGTTCATGACCAGGAGTAGCCTTGGTCAAATGAACTAAACGTTTGAGGAGTTAAAAAAATGATCACGACAAAAGAAAATATGTGCGAGCTAGCCATTCAGATGTTCAAGGAAATGGGCTTTGAACAAGTCAGCATTAATATGATTTGCAATCAACTGAAGGTTACCCGCGGTTCCTTTTACCATCACTTTTCCAGCAAGAACGACTTATTGTTGTTCTGGTTTTCTTCCCAGGTCGAAAAAAATATAGCCGTTGATATGAGCCTGGCATCTCCTAAACGGATTTTGAAGAAACAAACGATGGATTACGCTGCCATTATTCATCAGGTGGGGCATGATTTAATGTACCATATCCTAATGGCGGAATTTGAGCTTGAAGGCCGGCATTTTTACACGTATCTCCATGCGGAGGATCAGTCCGTCAGTTTAATCCATAAAGCTATCGAGCTTCAAGAAATCCATTCCGCTGAATCCGCCAAGAAGCTTTTCGACGCCTATACGGCTGCCATGGTCGGAGCGATCGTTATGTGGAAGTTCGACAATGGTCAATTTGATATTGCCGATAAAATTGAATCCATTTTTGATACGATTTTTAGTTAAGTCATGCTGAAATTTTATTACGAACTCACAACAACGCCGTTATTAAATTTCATTTGCGGAAAACTTCCGCCCGCTATCTGAGAAGCCGGAACAGCCTCTTCTATTCTCTTCACATCCCGTTCACTCAGACGCACATCCAGAGACTTCATGGATTCTTGAAGCTGGACAACGGTTCTGGCGCCAACTAACGGGATAATGTCTTTGCCTTTGGCCAGAACCCATGATACCGCAAGCTGCGCTACCGTCAATTGTTTCTCAGCGGCGATCTCGCGCAGGGCTTCTACAAGCGAAAGATTGCGATCAATATTGTCTTTCGAGAATAACGGAATATAAGCGTTGCTATGATCCACCTTTTCTTTCGAAAAAGTGCCGCTCAGCAAGCCGTGAGACAGCGTCCCAAACGCCACGATATCAATGTCTAATTCCCTTGCAGCCGGCATAATCTCTTGCTCGATACTGCGGTTAAACAACGAATATTGATATTCCGCCATATGGATCGGATGCACGGAATGCGCTCTTCTTAGTGTCTCCGCATCCACCTGCGTCATGCCAATATGCTTAACGTAGCCCGCCTTCACCATATCGGCCATAGCGCCAATGACCTCTTCAACGGGAATAGCCAAGTCGGTCCTTGCCGGCTGGTATAAATCGATGTACTCCACATTTAACCGCTTAAGCGTATGCGCAAGGTAATTTTTTATATGGTGCGGCCTGACATCCAGTCCGTACATGGCTCCGTTTGGCGCCGTCAATGCCCCGAATTTCACGGATAAAAAAGCCTTATCCCTATAGCCGTCTTTGAGCGCTTCGCCAATCAGCATTTCGTTATGTCCGCTTGAATAAAAGTCTGCCGTGTTAAGATGCGTAATTCCGGATTCCAATGCCGCATGAATCGTTGCAATACTTTCCTTGCGGTTAGAGCTTGCTTGAGACATCCGGCTGCAGCCAAGTCCCAATCTTGCGTTTCTTCTCTCGTTCATTTCACATACCTCCTGAATTGACTTAGGCAATACACGAACGGTTCGACTTATTCATAAATATAACCTATTACGTTAAACGTTATGTTTATGCAAAAAAAGGCTATTCACCTTTTTGTTCAAACCACCGCTCGAAATGGTCAATCATAGACTGCATTTCCCCGCGAAACCTTTCCAATTCACTCATTTTCTGATCCGTCTCGGCCAAATGCTGACGCAGGATATCAAGTGCTTTCCGTTTGGTCTGTACGCCGCTGGGATCGATAAAATACAACTGAACGACCTCGCGCATTTCATCGAGGCTAAAGCCTAGCCTCTTTAACTGGTCGATTTTTCGGAGACGTTCAAGGGATTCCTCGTTATAATAATGCTGGCCAGAACCTTCCCGCTCTCCCGGAGGCATAAGCCCGATGCTCTCGTAATGCCGGACGGTGCGTTGAGTAACCCCTGCCCTTCTTGCCAGTTCACCAATTCGCATGCGTGTTTCCATGAACCTTCGCCCCTCAAACATGACGTTAACGTAATGTTTATGAGTATACGCGCCAACGCTCACACTGTCAACTTCCATGCCGCCCCTAACCGGCACTTTCTATTAGGCTAAGTTGTGGTTTATAATAAGTATAGCGTTTACATTAGTTTTAGGAGGGTTCATTGATGGCTGACATCGGAATGCCCGGCTTTATCCTTCTTATTATTGTTGCATTGCTGCTATTCGGACCCAAAAAGCTTCCCGAGCTTGGGCGGGCGCTTGGACGCACCGTTCGGGAGTTTAAGTCCGGCATGCATGGCCTGATGAATGACGACGAACCAAATACGAAAAAGAACACGGCAGAGTACGAAACCGACCGTCCCAATTCAAAACAGCAACTTCCGGAATAACGGAAGCTGCTGTTTTTTAATTGCCTATATAATGGCCGTGGGCTTAGATAATGATTTCATAAATACCAATGCCAATTAAAATAATTCCCCCTATTGCATTGGAATACTTCCCAACCACCGTATTGGATATTTGGTGTCCCAGACGCGAACCCATTGCAATGGTAATAATCGAGAACGCTCCTACCGAAATCGTTGTTCCCCATGCCGAGACACCTGTAACTCCCGCCCCTAATCCGCTGGCAATACAATTTAACGAAAGAGCAATACCAAGCGTCCATGTTTCCTTCCAAGTTATGATGACATCTCCGTCATGGTCTGCTTTATATGATTTTTGCGCATTTGATGCTTTCCTTCTGTTTGCCGCCATCAGGGACTTGATTATCGCCCACAAGCCAATGGCCATTATCATACTGCCGCCAATAGTATTCGCAAAGGTTGGTGACGTATACGTTGCAATCAGATGTCCGCATCTTATAGCGATATAAGCGGATAACGTTGATAAGGCGGCAATAAGCAGGTTAGAACGAATAGGAATTTTTATGCGCCGGGTGCCAAAAGAAAAGCCGATTCCCAAATTGTCTAAATTAGATGCCAGACCAATCCCCAAAATACTAAGCCAATGCAATTCCTTCCCGTCTCCCCTCTTGATGACAATAGTTTATGTTATGCCGGCTTTTCTTTATGGGTTCCTGCCTAGAACTAGCTGCGGGTTGAACGTGCAACGGCATATCGCCCAATGTGTAGCGAATGCAAAAAAAAGAAGCATGAACGGAAACGTCCATGCTTCTTTTTTTGCGTTTCAGCCTTTGGTCAGGCGAATTGTATTTGCGTTAATAGAGGAGGATCTTCTCAACAATACGGAAATGGAGCTTAACAGCAAAAATAGAAATCCGCCTAACACAACGTACGGCGTACCCATTCCGGTAATAAATAGTCCGCATACCGTCGCTCCAAAGGTTGTTCCTAAATTGGCTGATGTCAGAAATAATCCGTTGGCGAATTCTGGCGCCTCCGGAGCAGCGGACGTTATCCAGTATTGGTTGATATTCGCTCCGATACCTGCCACTACTCCCCAAATTACTATAATGAAGAACATGGAAATGCCGATCTGTCCCATAGAAAACATCACGATGTAAACCGCGCCCAGCGCAAAAGGAAAAATAACGGCGCATTTATAGGCGTATGCTGCGAGAAGTTTTCCTGCCAGGAAGTTTCCGACGATATTGGCCGCTCCGTAAAGGAATAACGCGAAGCTAATCGTGTTCCACGCCATATTCGTAACGGTTTCCAGATACTCGGCAAGGTAACTATATACGCCGTATACGGCCCCGTTCATAAAAATAACGGCGGCGATAGACAGCCAAATGACTGATCTTTTCAGTACTCTCACTTGTGCCCCATAGGATACTTTTTCGTTAACCGGCATGGCTGGCACAAAAAGAAGGGTTGCCAAAAACACGAGCGCATTCACAACGGCAAGGAATATCAACGCCATGCTTAAGGTGGTCGCATCGGCAATTAGACTAGTGACAGGCACGCCAAGAACCATTCCTGCCGATACTCCGATAAATATTTTCGACACCGCTTTGGGGCCCTCTTCCTTACTGACAGACGAAGCAGCAGCCGTAAAGGCCAGTGACACATATACGGGATGAAAAAGGGCCGGAATCACTCGAGCAATTAGTAACAAGGCAAAATTGGACGTTGCCGCGGAGACCGCGTTGCCCAGAATAAAAATAGAGAGCACAAGCAGCATCGTTGTCTTGCGATTCATGCGAGAGAACAATAATGGCGTAATTGGACCGGATACGGCAATGGCCAGCGCAAAAAGACTGACCACCAGCCCGGCTGTGGTTATGCTGACGTCATAGCGCTCGGCAATTAACGGCAATATCCCGATAACTCCCATCTCGGTATTCAATATCCCAAAGACGCCTAATGCCAAAATAATAATCAGCCATTTATTCGGTTTTGCGCTCAATAGAAATCATCCTCATGTCGCACCCGATCAGCCTTGGTACTGATCTTCGCTTACTTTCTCCAGCCATTCGACTGCCTTGCCGTCGAGACGTTCCTGTATGGCAATATGAGTCATCGCGGTCGTTGGAGAAGCGCCATGCCAATGCTTCTCTCCCGGCGGGAACCAGACCACGTCTCCGGGGAAAATGTCCTCAATTGGTCCTCCCCAGCGTTGGATCCGTCCGCTGCCCGCGGTTACAATGAGCGTCTGGCCAAGCGGATGCGTATGCCATGCGGTCCTTGCTCCCGGCTCGAACGTCACGCTTGCTCCTGCAACCCGCGCAGGGTCTGGCGCTTCAAACAGAGGATCAATGCGCACCGTTCCCGTAAAATAATCAAACGGTCCTTTGCCGGAAGGCTGAGTTCCAATTCTTCTGATCGTCATTTATAATTCCTCCATTCGTATCGTTTAATAAGATCTTACTGATTCCTCATCGTGCTGACGTCAATGACAAATCTATACCGGACATCCGAAGCCAATACGCGCTCCCAGGCTTCATCTATCCGATTGGCCGAAATGACTTCGATTTCGGGCGTAATCTGGTGTTCAGCGCAAAAGTCCAGCATCTCCTGCGTTTCGCGAATTCCGCCGATAGACGAACCGGCAAACGAACGGCGCTGAGGAATCAACGAGAATACTTGAACCGGCAGCGGCTCCGATGGAGCACCAACGTTGACCAGCGTACCGTCCACGGCCAAGAGAGAAAGGTACGCATTAATATCGATCTTCGCGCTTACCGTATTTACGATAAGATCAAAGGAACTAGCCAGTTGCTTGAACGTCTCCGGATCGCTTGTCGCATAATAATGGTCCGCGCCAAGCTGCAGACCGTCTTCTTTCTTCTTCAAGGATTGCGATAATACCGTTACCTCTGCTCCCATGGCGTGGGCGAGCTTCACGGCCATATGTCCAAGACCGCCAAGTCCCACAACGGCAACCTTTTTGCCTGGAGCGGCTCCCCAATGCCGCAGCGGCGAATACGTTGTAATGCCGGCGCACAAAAGCGGGGCGGCGGCGTCCAGCGCCAATGCGTCGGGAATTTTAACCACGAACTCTTCCTTTACGACGATATGAGTGGAATAACCGCCTTGGGTATATTGCCCGTAGCGGTCGATAGAGCCGTAAGTACCGGTCATTCCTTCCATGCAATACTGCTCTTCCCCCTTATGGCAGTTTGCGCACTTCCCGCAGGAATCAACCATGCAGCCTACTCCAACCCGGTCGCCAACGTTATACTTGGTTACTTCCGAACCAACCTTAGTGACAATTCCGGCAATCTCGTGCCCCGGAACAAAAGGATATTGCACAGTTCCCCATTCACCCCTGGCGGAATGAATATCGGAATGGCAAATTCCGGCAAACTTAATTTCTATAAGGATATCGCGAGGCTGCAGTTCCCTGCGTTCGATAGCCGTGAGTTCGAAAGTCCCTTCTTGACTAAATGTTGCGCGTGCATGAGCTGTAATCATTATATAACCTCCCGGTAGTTTTTGAATAAACATCAACATGAACTGGATAAACAAAATGCATTGTTTAATCAACTCATGTTCATTATTATATAACTTAGAAGATTGCATTCAATGGTTAAAAAATCAGAATATGTTGATATATCAACAACGAAGACAAAAATGTTAATTATCTTGCGAAGGCCAGGTGACTATTTTCATGCCCAAAGTGGATCGAAGAATTGTTAAAACGCAGGAGTCATTAAAACACGCGGTTATCGATCTAATGTCGGAAAAAAGCTTCGACGAAATTACGATTCAGGATATCGCGGACCGGGCAAATCTAAACCGCGGAACGATTTACCTGCATTATCAGGACAAATACGACTTACTCGATAAACTCATCGAATCACACTTGAATGAATTGGGAGAAATGGATAAATGGGCATGCGAGATGGATTGGATTGACGCGCTGGTTCCTTATTTCAAATATTTCGAAGAAAATTTTCTTTTTTTCTCCACGATGCTTGCCAGTAAAGAAGCGAAGGGTGCCCCGTCCTCTTTCCGAACCCGGCTGCTGAACTCTTTTATGGAAGGGTTTAAAGGTGAAATTGACAGGGAAAGCGAAAGAAATACCGATTTGAGCGATGAGGTTATGCTGCAGTATGCCGGGACTGCTTATGTAGGGGTAATTGAATGGTGGATCAGGAACGGTATGCCCCATCCGCCGGAAGTTATGGCGAAGCAAGTTGGGGTTTTATTGGAGCGAAGTCTTTAATTAAGATAGCTGCTGGCTAACAAAATAAGCACTGACCCCTAAGGTGTCAGTGCTTATCCATTACCTTTGCTTGTTCATCGCATGTACTTCCATAAAACCCAGCAGATCAAGGCGGATATCCAAGATACAAATCCGAAAATAATAACGATCTTATTTTCACTCCAGCCATATTTCAAACTGAAATGGTAGTGAATCGGAGCCATCCGGAACAATCTCTTTTTCGTTTTCTTGTAATACCAGACCTGCAGAATGACCGATAATTGTTCAGCTATATAGACTGAAAATAATATCGGAATTAGAATTTCAACTTTCTCAATAACAGCTAAAAAGGTTAGCGATCCGCCAATCGCAAGCGAGCCGGTATCGCCCATAAAAGCTTTGGCCGGATAAATATTGTATAGGAATAACCCCAGCAGGCAGCCAATCATCACTAACGAGAAAGTCTTAATTTCTGTTTTGTCCGAAATCATAAAGAAGAAAAAATAAGTCGGGATGGAGACGTTAATGAGCAGCCCGTCGAGCCCATCCGTAAAGTTGATCGCATTCGCGGAGCCGACGATAAACAGCATCATAAGAATCAAGTATACCCACACCGGCAGGTGAACCGCTAAGCTACTAAGCAGCAGAATATCGGAACTCAAATGAAATTGAGTCAACAGTATATATAGCAATAGAATCGTAAACGCAAACTGGAATACCAGCTTTGTTTTCCCTGAAATGCCTGAAGGATCTTGAAAGGCCGCCTTCTTCATATCGTCCATAAAGCCTACCAGGCTGAACAAAACAAACGTTGCTCCAAGAAAAAGCATAAGCGGACTGGGATGAAAATAGACCGAGGTAAACACGCCGATAAGCAGAATGAGCCCAGCCATTAGCGGCGTTCCGCGTTTGGCCTGATGATCCGCCGGCAGCTCAATCCGAATAGGCTGAAGCAGCTTCAAGCTGCGAAGCCCCCATATCAAGACAGGAGTAAACACCGTCACAATGGCAAATGAAATACTTAACGCAACAAGTAACGAAGTATCCACCTCAGCCTCTCTCCCCCAACCGCTAACCTACGTTTTTCCAATCATGCTTATCCAATATTTTACTGCGGTATCCTTCCAGCTACAATGACTCGTCAATGATAATTGCATTATAAATTATCAAGGCAAATAAAAAGGGAAGATCAGGACGCACCTGTTTCTTCCCTCTTCCTTTCCTTGCATTAGCCAAGATCCAAAGCACTGTTGAGCAGTTGAACATCATCGACGAACAAATCTACCGAATTGGCCAGCGAACTGTTCATAATGAAGATTTGAGCCACGGTCGCTCCCGAGAAGGCAGGCTCTACATTGAAGTAGGCAGTCTTCCAGTTATTCGCCGTGCCGTCCGGCAAACGGGAAGGCACCGTGGCTATAAGTCCCGTATTCTGATAG
This region of Paenibacillus sp. JDR-2 genomic DNA includes:
- a CDS encoding TetR/AcrR family transcriptional regulator is translated as MPKVDRRIVKTQESLKHAVIDLMSEKSFDEITIQDIADRANLNRGTIYLHYQDKYDLLDKLIESHLNELGEMDKWACEMDWIDALVPYFKYFEENFLFFSTMLASKEAKGAPSSFRTRLLNSFMEGFKGEIDRESERNTDLSDEVMLQYAGTAYVGVIEWWIRNGMPHPPEVMAKQVGVLLERSL
- the mraY gene encoding phospho-N-acetylmuramoyl-pentapeptide-transferase; the protein is MDTSLLVALSISFAIVTVFTPVLIWGLRSLKLLQPIRIELPADHQAKRGTPLMAGLILLIGVFTSVYFHPSPLMLFLGATFVLFSLVGFMDDMKKAAFQDPSGISGKTKLVFQFAFTILLLYILLTQFHLSSDILLLSSLAVHLPVWVYLILMMLFIVGSANAINFTDGLDGLLINVSIPTYFFFFMISDKTEIKTFSLVMIGCLLGLFLYNIYPAKAFMGDTGSLAIGGSLTFLAVIEKVEILIPILFSVYIAEQLSVILQVWYYKKTKKRLFRMAPIHYHFSLKYGWSENKIVIIFGFVSWISALICWVLWKYMR